CACCCCCATGCCGCGCAGCGTCTTGCCGGAGCTGCGGACCTCGTTCATCGGCTCTCCCCGAAGCGCGAGCGCACCAGGGCCGCGAGGGCGTCCACCGCCTGCTCGGCGTCGGGCCCTTCGGCCGACAGCAGCAGGCGCTCTCCCAGCGAAGCGGCGAGCATCAGCACGCCCAGGATCGATTTGGCATCCACCGTTCGTCCATCCTTGGAGAGGGTGATGCGCGAGGTGAAGCGGGAAGCGACCTGGACCCAGCGCGCCGCGGCGCGCGCGTGCAGTCCGAGAACGTTGATCAGTGTGACCTCGCGGGTGATCAAGTGGAGTTACCCTGGCGGCCTGCTGCCCGGCTTCTCCAGGTAGTGCGTGGCGAGCTGGATGGCTCGCTGGCCCACGTCCCGCAGGCGATCGGCGGCTTCGTGCAGCGTCCCGGGGGCGTCCTGCACGCTGGGGACCTTCACCAGCATGGGCAGGTTCACCCCGGTGACGATCTCGACGTTGTGCTCTTTCAGGAAGGGAAGCGCCACGTTGGTCGGCGTCCCTCCGAACATATCGGTGAGGACCAGAACCCCGCGTCCCTTCTC
The window above is part of the Candidatus Polarisedimenticolia bacterium genome. Proteins encoded here:
- a CDS encoding HPr family phosphocarrier protein, which produces MITREVTLINVLGLHARAAARWVQVASRFTSRITLSKDGRTVDAKSILGVLMLAASLGERLLLSAEGPDAEQAVDALAALVRSRFGESR
- a CDS encoding PTS sugar transporter subunit IIA, whose protein sequence is GGKRFGVLIVAHGDLAEVLARLVEKILGAAAGIQTVSVGWDDDVESARRRVREALEKAEKGRGVLVLTDMFGGTPTNVALPFLKEHNVEIVTGVNLPMLVKVPSVQDAPGTLHEAADRLRDVGQRAIQLATHYLEKPGSRPPG